In Paenibacillus sp. BIC5C1, a genomic segment contains:
- the bioB gene encoding biotin synthase BioB: MKTTVTNLNWSSLANRSLNGECLSIEEGLAVLEASDDEVLPLMQAAFQVRKYFYGKKVKLNMIINAKSGFCPEDCGYCSQSLVSTAPIQKYSLLDKETLLAGAHEAMARKAGTYCIVASGKGPTNKELDQVVEAVKEIHETMPLKICACLGILKDGQAERLAEAGVHRYNHNLNTSKANYPSITTTHTYDQRIETVEKVKAYGMSPCSGVIIGMGESNQEIVEMALALRKLDADSIPINFLNAIPGTPLEGAGRTPAMKALKVLALFRFICPSKEIRVAGGREINLRTLQPLSLYAANSLFVGDYLTTAGQEISNDHQMIEDLGFEIELNAL, encoded by the coding sequence ATGAAAACAACGGTAACTAATCTGAATTGGTCGTCGCTTGCGAATCGATCGTTGAATGGCGAATGTTTATCAATTGAAGAGGGACTTGCCGTGCTTGAAGCAAGCGACGATGAGGTACTGCCGCTGATGCAAGCGGCTTTTCAAGTGAGGAAATATTTTTACGGCAAAAAAGTGAAGCTGAATATGATCATCAACGCCAAAAGCGGCTTTTGTCCCGAAGACTGCGGTTATTGCTCACAATCTCTCGTATCGACCGCACCCATCCAAAAATACAGCTTGCTCGACAAAGAAACGCTGCTTGCGGGAGCACATGAAGCTATGGCGCGTAAAGCTGGAACTTATTGCATTGTAGCATCAGGCAAAGGTCCCACGAATAAGGAGCTGGATCAAGTGGTAGAGGCGGTAAAAGAAATCCATGAAACAATGCCACTTAAAATCTGTGCGTGTCTGGGAATCTTGAAGGACGGTCAAGCAGAACGCTTGGCTGAAGCAGGCGTGCACCGATACAATCACAACTTGAACACAAGCAAGGCCAATTATCCGTCGATCACCACAACGCATACTTATGACCAGCGAATTGAAACCGTGGAAAAGGTTAAAGCATACGGCATGTCCCCCTGCTCCGGTGTCATTATCGGTATGGGTGAAAGTAATCAGGAAATTGTCGAGATGGCTCTTGCACTCCGTAAGCTTGATGCGGATTCAATTCCGATTAATTTCCTGAATGCGATACCGGGGACCCCTCTGGAAGGAGCAGGGCGCACTCCGGCCATGAAGGCGCTCAAGGTACTGGCGCTATTTCGGTTCATTTGTCCATCTAAAGAGATTCGTGTTGCGGGTGGACGCGAGATCAACCTCCGTACGCTACAGCCTTTGTCACTTTATGCCGCAAATTCACTCTTTGTAGGTGATTATTTAACGACAGCAGGTCAGGAAATATCGAATGATCATCAAATGATTGAAGATTTGGGTTTTGAGATTGAGTTAAATGCACTTTAA
- a CDS encoding YerC/YecD family TrpR-related protein — MQLKKLNDKSIEQLFEAILTLKDIEECYVFFDDLCTVNEIQSMSQRLEVARMLGKGNTYNQIEAETGASTATISRVKRCLNYGNDGYKMTLERLGR; from the coding sequence ATGCAGCTGAAAAAGCTAAATGATAAAAGCATTGAACAATTATTTGAGGCTATTTTGACTCTGAAAGATATTGAAGAGTGTTATGTGTTTTTTGATGACCTCTGCACGGTAAACGAGATTCAATCCATGTCCCAGCGGCTGGAAGTAGCGCGTATGCTTGGCAAAGGAAATACCTATAACCAGATAGAAGCTGAGACAGGTGCAAGTACAGCCACGATCTCTCGTGTAAAACGCTGCCTGAACTATGGTAATGACGGTTATAAAATGACGCTGGAACGCCTGGGACGTTAA
- a CDS encoding alpha/beta hydrolase has product MSALENSPVQIEQETSGTILWLTGWSMPDAVFDRLRLLLPDFRHMSVDYSAADSPEEMLCLTETAVKDMLGIEGSACREKVADGRLLISGWSLGGLLALRLAAKGYVDGLVLFGATARFTRPKEELDRGIADAYVRQMIKGILKDRHEVEANFRQRMFTEHEWKAGLAECLPPMGSWTTQALIAGLQILRREECLSQLPNIDCPVLLIHGTEDRICPYGAGLELTAHLPQAELITLIGCGHAPFLEKEVHIADEWRRWWHDHWKK; this is encoded by the coding sequence ATGAGTGCCTTGGAAAATAGTCCGGTGCAAATCGAGCAGGAGACAAGTGGAACCATATTATGGCTAACGGGATGGAGCATGCCAGATGCGGTGTTTGACCGTCTTCGCCTGTTATTGCCTGATTTTCGTCATATGTCTGTAGATTACAGTGCTGCGGATTCTCCAGAGGAAATGCTGTGTTTAACTGAAACAGCAGTTAAGGACATGTTGGGTATTGAAGGGTCAGCTTGCAGGGAGAAAGTAGCTGATGGTCGGCTTCTGATATCAGGTTGGTCACTCGGAGGTTTACTGGCACTCAGACTGGCGGCTAAAGGTTACGTGGACGGCCTTGTGCTGTTCGGTGCAACGGCTCGTTTTACCCGCCCAAAAGAAGAGTTGGACCGTGGCATAGCAGATGCCTATGTTAGGCAGATGATCAAAGGGATTTTAAAGGATCGACATGAAGTTGAAGCTAATTTTCGTCAAAGGATGTTCACAGAGCATGAATGGAAGGCAGGTCTGGCTGAGTGTCTACCTCCTATGGGTAGCTGGACAACGCAAGCACTAATTGCAGGTCTTCAGATTTTACGAAGAGAGGAATGTTTGTCTCAATTGCCCAATATCGATTGTCCGGTTCTTCTTATTCACGGGACTGAGGATAGGATATGTCCTTACGGTGCTGGCTTGGAGCTTACAGCTCATTTACCTCAAGCCGAGTTAATTACATTAATCGGCTGCGGGCATGCACCCTTTTTGGAAAAGGAAGTACACATCGCTGATGAATGGAGGAGATGGTGGCATGACCATTGGAAGAAGTAG
- the bioD gene encoding dethiobiotin synthase codes for MNVIRGLFVTGTDTGVGKTIVTGALVAALRAEERNIGVWKPVQSGAPLGSGETDAERLLKYTGIDECAEDVAPFTFQAPLTPLLAAKQHGMDITLQEIIKAGQQLADRYESVLIEGAGGVAVPLTEDSFVVDLISELRTPALIVARTGLGTINHTLLTVSYLQQHGIPIVGFILNDGEYDEIYNDSSITTNAELIERYCGIPFLGRFPRLRDELNTEMLIQVIREKIQLTPIRQALTVQFMEEE; via the coding sequence ATGAATGTAATTCGCGGATTGTTCGTCACAGGTACGGATACAGGGGTTGGGAAAACCATCGTTACAGGGGCTCTTGTTGCTGCGCTTCGTGCTGAAGAGCGGAATATAGGCGTCTGGAAGCCTGTGCAATCCGGTGCACCTCTTGGGAGCGGAGAAACCGATGCGGAACGCCTGTTGAAATACACCGGAATTGATGAGTGTGCCGAGGATGTGGCGCCATTTACATTCCAAGCCCCACTGACCCCGCTGCTCGCTGCCAAGCAACATGGAATGGATATTACGTTACAGGAGATTATTAAGGCTGGTCAGCAGCTGGCAGATCGATATGAATCAGTACTTATTGAAGGGGCAGGGGGAGTCGCTGTTCCTCTGACCGAGGATTCTTTTGTCGTGGATTTAATCTCGGAGCTTCGAACACCTGCCCTCATCGTTGCGCGGACAGGTCTGGGTACGATTAATCACACACTTCTTACGGTATCGTACCTGCAGCAGCACGGGATTCCGATCGTAGGTTTTATTCTGAACGATGGTGAATATGACGAGATTTATAACGATTCCAGTATCACAACAAACGCGGAGCTGATTGAACGTTATTGCGGCATCCCCTTTCTTGGGCGTTTTCCCCGCTTGAGGGACGAATTAAATACGGAAATGTTGATCCAGGTGATTCGAGAGAAGATCCAGTTAACACCGATCAGACAGGCATTAACAGTTCAATTCATGGAGGAGGAATGA
- the bioF gene encoding 8-amino-7-oxononanoate synthase, which produces MNWMENELALLADASNERYLRDSAAVPDRPGYTWRGDQVLLNLASNDYLGLARHPDIIDTIREALLAEGGGSGASRLVTGNRPLYGRLEEELATWQHSEAALVFANGYMANSGVIRALVGRGDVVFSDQLNHASIVDGIVLSRAEHARYRHHDMEHLKLLLNKHRDKRHKLIVTDAVFSMDGDQAHLEELVALKQEYGAMLMVDEAHSGGIYGKRGEGLCFKLGLHHDVDVHMGTFSKSFGLYGAYVCGSRTLIRFLVNKARPLIYSTALPPSLVAGISTALSLVQADHWRRERLYSASQLFRSSLSDAGFNVGTGDSPIVPVIVGDNERALRFSEALEAGGIAGVAIRPPTVPDGTARIRFSLSADHTPMELNDASAKISEIGLQLGVLSS; this is translated from the coding sequence ATGAATTGGATGGAAAATGAACTTGCGTTATTGGCTGATGCCTCCAATGAACGTTACTTGCGTGACAGTGCCGCGGTTCCAGATCGTCCTGGTTATACGTGGAGAGGAGACCAAGTGCTCCTCAACCTGGCCTCCAATGACTACCTGGGACTTGCTCGGCATCCTGATATCATCGATACAATTCGCGAGGCACTTCTTGCCGAAGGGGGAGGTTCTGGCGCATCTCGGCTTGTTACTGGGAATCGACCGCTTTATGGCCGTCTGGAAGAAGAGCTGGCCACTTGGCAGCATAGTGAAGCTGCGCTTGTTTTTGCAAATGGTTATATGGCTAATTCTGGTGTCATTCGTGCACTCGTGGGCCGGGGTGATGTCGTTTTTAGTGATCAATTAAACCATGCCAGCATCGTGGACGGTATTGTGCTGAGCCGCGCAGAACATGCCAGGTACCGACATCATGATATGGAACATCTAAAGCTATTATTGAACAAACATCGGGATAAACGACATAAGTTGATTGTTACGGATGCTGTCTTTTCAATGGATGGTGATCAAGCACATTTGGAAGAACTCGTTGCGCTCAAACAAGAATACGGGGCCATGCTGATGGTGGATGAGGCGCACAGCGGGGGCATCTACGGGAAAAGGGGGGAAGGACTTTGCTTTAAGCTTGGTCTGCATCATGATGTGGATGTGCATATGGGGACGTTTAGCAAATCATTCGGTTTATATGGGGCTTATGTCTGCGGCAGCCGAACATTAATCCGCTTTCTCGTTAACAAAGCTAGACCTCTTATCTATTCAACGGCATTGCCGCCTTCTCTCGTAGCTGGTATTTCAACAGCGTTAAGTCTGGTACAAGCAGATCATTGGCGCCGCGAACGCCTCTACTCGGCAAGTCAATTATTTCGTTCTTCGCTTAGTGATGCCGGATTTAACGTTGGGACCGGGGACTCCCCTATTGTACCGGTAATTGTCGGTGATAATGAAAGGGCTCTTCGTTTCAGTGAGGCACTTGAAGCAGGCGGTATTGCTGGGGTCGCTATCCGTCCGCCTACCGTTCCTGATGGCACAGCACGAATTCGCTTCTCCTTATCGGCCGACCATACCCCTATGGAGTTGAATGATGCCAGCGCAAAAATCAGTGAAATCGGGCTTCAGTTGGGGGTACTGAGCTCATGA
- a CDS encoding tyrosine protein kinase, whose protein sequence is MPQHYYHRQPAPRQRPSSHTQRQAHTSAYMPPRALNEAQVQPMYPGVEPYYPQFQEVEASGLVPYSPGGPGGPGGNFFGGGAPVAPPVPVEAPASSSGFSLANIGELKGMIDRFGGIDGIMSGIGKMQKVVGGFQQMAPMMKLVMGILPFGKGKKSSSLADKDYEEYSPPRSRKRRKKTNSTPRKRNTSSKTGRNKSNTTKRRPQKSKKL, encoded by the coding sequence ATGCCACAGCATTATTATCACCGTCAGCCCGCTCCACGGCAGCGTCCGTCTTCTCATACGCAACGGCAGGCCCATACATCTGCCTATATGCCGCCACGGGCATTGAATGAAGCTCAGGTTCAACCCATGTATCCTGGAGTAGAGCCTTACTACCCTCAATTCCAAGAGGTTGAAGCATCCGGACTTGTACCTTATAGTCCAGGTGGTCCGGGGGGACCCGGTGGAAACTTTTTCGGCGGGGGAGCTCCTGTTGCTCCCCCCGTTCCGGTGGAAGCACCTGCGTCTTCCTCAGGCTTTTCCCTGGCCAACATCGGGGAACTGAAAGGAATGATCGACCGCTTCGGTGGAATTGATGGCATCATGAGCGGAATCGGCAAAATGCAAAAGGTCGTTGGCGGCTTCCAGCAGATGGCACCCATGATGAAACTGGTGATGGGGATTCTGCCTTTTGGAAAAGGAAAAAAAAGTAGCAGTCTTGCGGATAAAGATTATGAAGAGTATTCGCCACCTCGCTCACGCAAACGTCGTAAAAAAACGAACTCTACTCCGCGCAAACGGAACACGAGTAGTAAAACTGGCCGGAATAAATCCAACACCACCAAACGTCGTCCCCAAAAAAGCAAAAAGCTCTAA
- a CDS encoding DNA alkylation repair protein — MELFKDKYTPALIDRTGEWLHQFYPKLDKQQFHELVFAEGWGELEFKGRIRRITSALTEVLPDNYEEALHVIEQAAPQMRGVEYLFVPDFIEVNGLAPENYELSMKYLTLFTPYSSSEFAVRPFIERYPIETMKRMMEWTASPNEHIRRLASEGSRPRLPWGSKLRGFITDPTPVLPILHELKQDESLYVRKSVANHLNDISKDHPELVLDLASSWYGQHEHTDWIVRHASRSLLKKGHPKALSLFGYVEQDATHIEHLQLARDTVAIGEDLHFSFDVVNESGQSQMLRIEYEIGYMKANGKQAPKRFKCSDKTFPTGRTKVATKQSFKVITTRKHYAGLHTLTIVVNGQPTATATFLLEQTE; from the coding sequence ATGGAACTATTTAAAGACAAATATACTCCCGCATTAATCGACCGGACAGGAGAATGGTTACACCAATTCTACCCGAAGTTGGACAAGCAACAGTTTCATGAACTTGTATTTGCCGAAGGCTGGGGAGAGCTAGAATTCAAAGGTCGTATCCGCCGCATTACGTCGGCATTGACCGAAGTTCTGCCTGACAACTATGAAGAGGCATTACACGTGATTGAGCAGGCAGCACCACAGATGCGAGGGGTCGAGTATCTGTTCGTTCCCGATTTTATTGAAGTGAACGGACTTGCGCCGGAAAACTACGAACTATCCATGAAGTACTTGACCCTCTTCACACCTTATTCCAGTTCCGAGTTCGCGGTACGCCCGTTTATTGAACGCTACCCGATCGAAACGATGAAACGCATGATGGAATGGACGGCAAGTCCCAATGAACATATACGCAGGCTTGCCAGTGAAGGCAGCCGTCCACGTCTTCCATGGGGTTCCAAACTTCGGGGATTCATTACCGATCCAACACCAGTACTTCCCATTCTGCATGAATTGAAGCAGGACGAGTCCCTGTATGTCCGGAAAAGTGTAGCCAATCACCTGAACGACATCTCGAAAGACCATCCAGAACTGGTTCTGGATTTGGCCTCAAGCTGGTACGGACAACATGAGCATACGGACTGGATCGTTCGTCACGCAAGCCGCTCTTTGCTGAAAAAGGGACATCCGAAAGCGCTGAGTCTCTTTGGATATGTCGAGCAGGATGCGACACATATCGAGCATCTTCAGCTTGCAAGAGATACCGTAGCCATCGGGGAAGATCTTCATTTTTCCTTTGATGTCGTTAATGAAAGTGGTCAGTCACAGATGCTGCGGATCGAATATGAAATCGGATATATGAAAGCAAATGGCAAGCAGGCACCCAAGCGGTTCAAATGCTCTGATAAAACATTCCCTACCGGGAGAACCAAGGTTGCAACGAAGCAATCGTTCAAAGTCATTACGACGAGAAAGCATTATGCCGGTTTGCATACGCTAACGATTGTCGTTAATGGACAACCTACCGCTACAGCCACATTTTTATTGGAACAAACAGAGTAA
- the tnpA gene encoding IS200/IS605 family transposase translates to MANKSYSLAHTKWMCKYHIVFTPKYRRKEIYNQVRRDLIEIFKRLCKYKGVEIIEGHMMPDHVHMLVAIPPKMAVSTFMGYLKGKSSLMIFEKHAQLKYKYGNRKFWAEGYYVSTVGLNEATVRKYIREQEAHDQAIDKLSVKEYEDPFNSNKSKKK, encoded by the coding sequence ATGGCAAATAAGAGCTACAGCCTAGCTCACACAAAGTGGATGTGCAAATACCACATTGTATTCACCCCGAAGTATAGACGGAAAGAAATCTATAATCAAGTGAGAAGAGACTTGATCGAAATTTTCAAACGTCTATGTAAGTACAAAGGAGTAGAAATTATAGAAGGTCACATGATGCCCGATCATGTTCACATGTTGGTAGCGATCCCACCGAAAATGGCTGTCTCCACGTTCATGGGATATCTAAAGGGAAAAAGTTCGCTCATGATCTTCGAGAAACACGCCCAGCTCAAGTATAAATACGGAAATCGAAAATTTTGGGCAGAAGGGTATTACGTAAGTACAGTGGGTCTAAATGAAGCAACGGTAAGAAAGTATATACGTGAACAAGAAGCACATGATCAGGCGATAGATAAGCTGAGTGTAAAAGAATATGAAGATCCATTTAACAGCAACAAGAGCAAAAAGAAGTAA
- a CDS encoding oxidoreductase: protein MSKPSVWVITGCSTGFGRELAIATIKAGYHVVVTARNLDSITDLVRGNTDKVLAMELDVTKPDQIEKTVNATIEKFGRIDVLVNNAGVGYFSSIEEADEVETRKMFEINFWGLMHMTNAVLPYMRVQSSGHIINISSIGGLASFPGVGYYNGTKYAVEGISESLAQEVAPFRINVTLVEPSNFRTDWSGRSAAKTKSAIKEYEELISPFVNAENHGKEPGDPKKAAEAIVSIAELEEPPLRLLLGADAYHTVVNKYTEQLNKFEEWKEVSVNADFQD, encoded by the coding sequence ATGAGTAAACCAAGCGTTTGGGTGATCACTGGATGTTCCACTGGATTCGGCAGAGAACTTGCAATAGCAACGATTAAAGCAGGTTATCATGTTGTTGTCACAGCAAGAAATCTGGATTCAATTACTGACCTTGTCCGTGGAAATACGGATAAAGTTCTGGCTATGGAGCTTGATGTTACCAAGCCTGATCAGATTGAAAAAACAGTGAATGCCACGATAGAGAAGTTTGGCCGAATTGACGTACTTGTCAATAATGCCGGAGTTGGTTACTTTAGCTCCATAGAGGAAGCCGATGAAGTCGAAACTCGGAAAATGTTTGAAATAAACTTCTGGGGTCTTATGCATATGACTAATGCTGTTTTACCTTATATGAGAGTCCAGTCCTCGGGACATATAATCAATATATCTTCCATTGGGGGGTTAGCTTCATTTCCTGGCGTGGGTTACTATAATGGTACTAAATATGCTGTTGAAGGGATATCGGAAAGCCTGGCCCAAGAGGTTGCGCCGTTTAGAATCAATGTAACGTTGGTTGAGCCAAGTAACTTCCGTACTGATTGGTCCGGACGCTCAGCCGCTAAAACAAAATCAGCGATTAAGGAGTATGAGGAACTCATCTCACCGTTTGTAAATGCCGAAAACCACGGAAAAGAACCCGGAGATCCCAAAAAAGCTGCAGAAGCAATTGTTAGCATCGCTGAGTTGGAAGAGCCTCCGCTTCGCTTGTTGCTTGGAGCGGATGCTTACCATACCGTGGTGAACAAATATACAGAGCAACTGAATAAATTCGAGGAATGGAAAGAAGTATCGGTAAATGCTGATTTTCAAGATTAA
- a CDS encoding MerR family transcriptional regulator — protein MGYTISQVADRTGLTAHTLRFYDKQGLLPFVDRNQAGNRDFKESDFEWLAVITCLKKSGMPVRKIKEYVDWSIEGDATLKQRLEVFETHKNVVLEKIAELETYLEKIDYKIWYYKTAIDSGTTAIHSQNNCVWTEEESFQE, from the coding sequence TTGGGATATACAATTAGTCAGGTTGCAGATAGAACAGGATTAACCGCACATACATTACGCTTTTATGACAAGCAAGGCTTATTGCCCTTTGTTGATCGTAATCAGGCAGGTAACCGGGATTTCAAAGAAAGTGATTTTGAGTGGCTTGCAGTGATTACTTGTCTGAAAAAAAGTGGTATGCCCGTGAGAAAGATCAAAGAGTACGTCGATTGGAGCATAGAAGGAGACGCTACATTAAAGCAGCGTCTTGAAGTATTTGAAACACACAAAAACGTTGTTCTGGAGAAAATTGCTGAACTGGAAACGTATTTGGAGAAAATAGATTATAAGATTTGGTATTACAAAACAGCTATTGATTCTGGAACGACAGCGATTCATTCACAAAATAACTGTGTATGGACAGAAGAAGAGTCATTTCAAGAGTAA
- a CDS encoding sirohydrochlorin chelatase, which translates to MKKPGVLIISHGSQEKTWVESVDDAVSRLNLPEPLPVEAGFLELVEGRLIQDGINRLEAQGVTDILVVPLFVSSGSTHVDEIEYAIGAKDAPERETDLEPFEVKAQIHFGYPVDNDPDIAVMVWDKVKALSQQPEQETILLIGHGSIHDGFRQRWEAGISSLAQRVHEVSGVAHTDYALLNQDSVYDKAKYWSEERGSRVIVAPLFLSAGYFTMKVIPGRLKELDYAYSGETLLPHPLLGTWLERQIQLLLEKCNEVKV; encoded by the coding sequence ATGAAGAAGCCGGGTGTACTCATCATTAGTCACGGTTCTCAGGAGAAAACCTGGGTTGAATCCGTCGATGACGCGGTCTCCCGGTTGAATCTGCCTGAACCCTTGCCCGTCGAAGCCGGGTTTCTTGAACTTGTGGAAGGACGCCTGATTCAGGACGGTATCAACCGACTGGAAGCACAGGGCGTAACCGATATATTGGTCGTACCTCTGTTTGTTTCATCCGGTAGTACACATGTGGATGAGATTGAGTATGCCATCGGTGCCAAAGACGCTCCGGAGCGTGAGACGGATCTGGAACCATTCGAGGTGAAAGCACAAATCCACTTCGGCTATCCTGTGGATAACGACCCGGATATTGCGGTCATGGTCTGGGACAAGGTAAAGGCCCTGTCGCAGCAACCAGAACAGGAGACGATCCTGTTAATTGGACATGGGAGTATTCACGATGGATTCCGTCAGCGATGGGAAGCGGGTATTTCTTCACTCGCACAGCGGGTGCATGAAGTCAGCGGTGTTGCTCATACCGATTATGCGCTGCTAAATCAGGATAGTGTGTACGACAAGGCGAAATACTGGAGTGAAGAGCGGGGGAGCCGGGTTATTGTGGCGCCGCTGTTTTTGAGTGCCGGTTATTTCACCATGAAGGTGATCCCGGGCCGACTGAAGGAACTGGATTATGCATATAGTGGTGAGACGCTGCTTCCACATCCGCTGTTAGGAACGTGGCTGGAGCGCCAAATTCAACTTTTACTGGAAAAATGTAATGAGGTTAAGGTTTAA
- the bioA gene encoding adenosylmethionine--8-amino-7-oxononanoate transaminase, producing MTHYERLAAINKAHLWNPFTQMKDYNNSDPLIIERGEGVVLYDVQGRAYYDGFSSVWLNVHGHNIPELNQAITDQLERVAHSTLLGMANVPAIELAEKLVEISPEGLNKVFYSDSGATGVEIAVKMAFQYWKNRGETGKTKFITMNQAYHGDTIGAVSVGAIPLYHDVFRPMLFPTHVIPYPYVYRHEDGEREAMEATLTALRNVLETSADEIAAIIVEPIVQGASGILIMPDGCLREMAALCRTYDVLFIADEVATGFGRTGAMFACDLEEVSPDLMVIGKGLTGGYLPVAATLATDEVYSAFYADYEEQKTFFHGHSFTGNPLGCAVALANLKLFEERNLVEGVRAKAAFVEQKLSVLKDSPHVGDIRQKGLMLGIELVRDKATREPYDWAERIGVRVTERARALGMLTRPLGNVVVFIPPLASTEAELEAMIDILMQSIFDITEGGFES from the coding sequence GTGACACATTATGAACGGCTTGCAGCTATAAATAAGGCTCATTTATGGAACCCTTTTACGCAGATGAAAGATTACAATAACTCCGATCCTCTCATCATTGAACGAGGCGAAGGCGTCGTGCTGTATGACGTCCAGGGACGTGCTTATTATGATGGCTTCTCCTCGGTTTGGCTTAATGTTCACGGACATAACATACCCGAGCTGAACCAAGCCATAACGGATCAGTTGGAACGTGTTGCACATTCTACGTTACTCGGAATGGCTAACGTGCCAGCTATTGAACTTGCTGAGAAACTAGTGGAGATTTCCCCAGAGGGATTAAATAAAGTATTTTATTCCGATTCAGGAGCAACCGGTGTCGAGATCGCAGTGAAGATGGCGTTTCAATACTGGAAGAACCGAGGAGAAACCGGTAAAACGAAGTTTATTACGATGAATCAAGCCTATCACGGAGATACGATTGGTGCGGTAAGTGTCGGTGCAATTCCGTTGTACCATGATGTGTTCCGTCCGATGCTGTTTCCTACTCATGTCATTCCATATCCTTACGTTTATCGACATGAGGATGGCGAGCGGGAAGCCATGGAAGCTACGTTAACCGCATTACGTAATGTACTTGAAACGAGTGCAGATGAAATCGCGGCTATTATCGTGGAGCCAATTGTGCAAGGAGCTAGCGGCATCCTCATTATGCCAGACGGCTGTCTGCGCGAGATGGCAGCACTTTGCCGTACATATGATGTACTGTTCATAGCCGATGAGGTGGCGACAGGCTTCGGTAGGACAGGTGCTATGTTTGCTTGTGACCTCGAAGAAGTGTCACCTGATTTGATGGTGATAGGCAAAGGTCTTACAGGCGGCTACTTACCTGTGGCAGCGACACTGGCAACAGATGAGGTGTACAGCGCGTTTTATGCCGATTATGAGGAGCAAAAAACATTTTTCCACGGTCATTCCTTCACAGGTAATCCGCTCGGCTGCGCCGTAGCTTTGGCTAACTTGAAACTATTTGAAGAGCGCAACCTGGTGGAAGGTGTAAGAGCAAAGGCGGCTTTTGTAGAGCAGAAGCTCTCAGTACTTAAAGATTCTCCGCACGTCGGGGATATCAGGCAAAAAGGACTGATGTTAGGAATTGAGCTTGTACGGGATAAAGCAACTCGGGAACCGTATGATTGGGCCGAACGCATCGGCGTTCGTGTAACGGAGCGGGCCAGAGCGCTTGGCATGCTTACGAGACCACTTGGCAATGTTGTTGTGTTCATTCCTCCTCTTGCCAGCACAGAGGCTGAGCTTGAAGCCATGATTGATATCTTGATGCAATCCATTTTTGACATCACCGAAGGTGGCTTTGAATCATGA
- the bioC gene encoding malonyl-ACP O-methyltransferase BioC translates to MTIGRSSAVQRQFNRSATSYDAHAHIQRSMADQLGRSLAEWKNKGLLSDPSILEIGCGTGALTQILVNEWPSANITALDIAPEMIEVASKRLRSVEHPGNGNSTTDRLRFLQADIEMWAVNTPECSVDIIVSNACFQWLSSPQETLGHLRRMLRPGGLLIFTTFGPDTFCEMHEAFDEVYRANGMEPQRHGLSFLSLAQWETMLHESGYTGVHCERSIHMEKYASARDFLYSVKGMGASTSEAAAIPGYSLRRLFTNMYKEYEDKFSIQGGVSATYDLLFIQSLV, encoded by the coding sequence ATGACCATTGGAAGAAGTAGTGCTGTTCAACGCCAATTTAATCGTAGTGCCACTTCTTATGATGCACATGCTCATATTCAGCGTTCTATGGCTGATCAGTTAGGAAGATCCCTCGCAGAATGGAAGAACAAAGGGTTATTAAGTGATCCGAGCATTCTCGAAATTGGTTGTGGCACGGGGGCTTTGACTCAAATCCTGGTAAATGAATGGCCTAGTGCAAATATTACTGCACTTGATATTGCACCCGAGATGATCGAAGTGGCTTCAAAGCGGTTACGATCAGTAGAGCATCCAGGCAATGGGAATTCTACAACGGATCGTTTACGTTTTCTACAAGCAGATATCGAAATGTGGGCCGTAAATACTCCGGAGTGCTCTGTGGATATCATCGTCTCTAACGCCTGTTTTCAATGGCTAAGTTCGCCGCAGGAAACACTGGGTCACCTACGGCGAATGCTGCGACCTGGGGGCTTGCTCATATTTACGACCTTCGGGCCTGATACATTTTGTGAAATGCATGAGGCATTTGATGAAGTTTATCGTGCCAACGGGATGGAACCACAGCGGCATGGACTTTCGTTTCTATCGCTTGCTCAATGGGAAACCATGCTCCACGAATCCGGATATACTGGTGTCCATTGTGAGCGTTCAATTCATATGGAAAAGTATGCTTCGGCAAGAGATTTTCTGTATTCGGTTAAAGGAATGGGAGCCAGTACTTCAGAAGCAGCAGCGATTCCTGGGTATAGTTTACGACGTTTATTCACCAACATGTATAAAGAGTACGAGGATAAGTTCAGCATACAGGGAGGAGTTTCAGCAACATATGATCTCCTGTTCATTCAATCATTAGTGTAG